The following coding sequences lie in one Loxodonta africana isolate mLoxAfr1 chromosome X, mLoxAfr1.hap2, whole genome shotgun sequence genomic window:
- the LOC100655750 gene encoding dolichyl-diphosphooligosaccharide--protein glycosyltransferase subunit 4-like has protein sequence MVTGVQLTIFANMIGVLIFLLVIVYHYVAINNPKKQE, from the coding sequence ATGGTCACGGGTGTGCAGCTCACTATCTTTGCCAACATGATTGGCGTGCTGATCTTCTTGCTTGTCATTGTCTATCACTACGTGGCCATCAACAATCCCAAGAAACAGGAATGA